The window GCTAGTGATGATAGTCAATCAATAGCTATTGATGAAAATTCTGATATTCAAGTACCGGATACGCTTTTATCAAGTGCTTCCGATGATTTAATAAGCGCTGATGCTGGTGAAAATAGCGCCGGCATTTATGGTGCAAGTGAAAATTCAGCAAATGATATAAGTTCTGATGAAAAACAAAATGCCACAATGGACATTTCCGTTGAAAAAGATGTTATTAATGCAGGTGAAAACACTACCATTACTGTACAATTGCCTGAAAATGCTACTGGTATTGTAAGTATTGGTCTTCATTTTGTAAATGTAACCGAAGGCGGTGTTGCTTCTTATAATTATACCAGTAAATCCGTCGGTAACCACACTATTACCGTGATTTACTATGGAAATGAAATATATAAAATGGCAACGTCTTCTTTAAACATTACTGTTTTGGATGCTTCTCCTAAAGAAAACGTAACAATGGACATTACAGCTTCTCCTGATGAAATCGTTGCAGGTGAAAACTCCACCATTACTGTACAGTTGCCTGATGATGCTACAGGTATTGTCAGCATTGGTCTTAGGTTTATTAATGTAACTGAAGGCGGTG is drawn from Methanobrevibacter millerae and contains these coding sequences:
- a CDS encoding Ig-like domain-containing protein produces the protein MSLSAVAASDDSQSIAIDENSDIQVPDTLLSSASDDLISADAGENSAGIYGASENSANDISSDEKQNATMDISVEKDVINAGENTTITVQLPENATGIVSIGLHFVNVTEGGVASYNYTSKSVGNHTITVIYYGNEIYKMATSSLNITVLDASPKENVTMDITASPDEIVAGENSTITVQLPDDATGIVSIGLRFINVTEGG